A stretch of the Methanosarcinales archaeon genome encodes the following:
- the albA gene encoding DNA-binding protein Alba, which translates to MENDDVVYIGNKPVMNYVLAVVTQFNSGADNVVIKARGRAISRAVDVAEVVRNRFITDLSVKDILISTEKIVSERGESNVSAIEITLGK; encoded by the coding sequence GTGGAAAATGACGATGTAGTATATATCGGCAACAAACCGGTTATGAACTACGTACTTGCAGTGGTAACACAATTCAACAGCGGTGCTGACAATGTGGTCATTAAGGCCAGGGGAAGGGCAATATCCAGAGCAGTGGACGTTGCTGAAGTAGTAAGAAATCGGTTCATTACTGATCTGTCGGTTAAGGACATACTCATATCTACTGAAAAAATTGTATCAGAACGCGGTGAATCCAATGTATCGGCCATAGAAATCACTTTGGGCAAATAA
- a CDS encoding DUF366 family protein: MRVEIFSKILEYDGTQIESLWGYSKGIPGDSIILFRGGMDIPDTNIKDLEDLMDNKAISGGDMLHFIVERFDSPASIRLAYYMQRMLVVCARDVLAQHGIVSIRNGDDLFVDRAKLTVSIATAGISSEKIHMGINISCRGTPPDVKVACLENMGITDNMGLGEEIARNFALEIDDIESDIVKTKSL, translated from the coding sequence ATGAGAGTTGAAATTTTTTCCAAAATCCTGGAGTATGACGGTACCCAGATAGAATCCCTTTGGGGATATTCAAAAGGGATACCAGGAGATAGTATTATATTATTCAGGGGTGGTATGGATATCCCTGATACCAACATCAAGGATCTGGAAGACCTGATGGATAATAAAGCTATCAGTGGTGGGGATATGCTGCATTTTATTGTGGAGCGTTTTGATTCCCCTGCAAGTATCAGACTGGCATATTATATGCAGCGTATGCTTGTGGTGTGTGCTCGGGATGTGCTGGCACAGCATGGTATTGTATCAATTAGAAACGGTGATGACCTTTTTGTGGACAGAGCCAAACTGACAGTAAGTATAGCTACGGCCGGGATATCTTCAGAAAAAATTCATATGGGAATTAACATCTCCTGCAGAGGCACACCGCCAGATGTCAAGGTTGCCTGCCTTGAGAATATGGGAATCACAGACAATATGGGACTGGGAGAAGAGATTGCCCGGAATTTTGCATTAGAAATTGATGATATCGAATCCGATATCGTAAAAACAAAGAGCCTTTGA